Proteins co-encoded in one Streptomyces sp. NBC_01283 genomic window:
- a CDS encoding SURF1 family protein codes for MYRFLLTPRWWGINVFVLLAIPVCVFMGSWQLGRFEDRVEAHDAAQKQADRQASPARSQEKPRPLDSMLPVDKETSGERVSASGRYGRQLLVPERELDDKSGYYVLTLLHTGDGKDLPVVRGWLPGKASAAKAPAAPSGEVTVTGALQASESPGSNGVSAAGGLPDGQLGAISAASLVNLVKGDVYDAWVTLEKGDSGMKAVPASAPENSGLDLKAFQNLGYTGEWFVFAGFVVFMWFRLFRREREFARDAELGLLPEDSATADGATGADGAAGAGGAAGTGTAEVRAG; via the coding sequence GTGTACCGGTTCCTGCTGACGCCCCGCTGGTGGGGGATCAACGTCTTCGTACTGCTGGCCATCCCCGTCTGCGTCTTCATGGGGTCATGGCAGCTCGGGCGGTTCGAGGACCGCGTCGAGGCGCATGACGCCGCACAGAAGCAGGCGGACCGGCAGGCGTCGCCGGCCCGGTCGCAGGAGAAGCCCCGGCCGCTGGACTCGATGCTCCCCGTGGACAAGGAGACGTCCGGGGAGCGGGTGTCGGCCTCGGGGCGGTACGGCAGGCAACTGCTGGTTCCGGAACGGGAGTTGGACGACAAGTCGGGCTACTACGTCCTCACCCTGCTGCACACAGGGGACGGCAAGGACCTGCCGGTCGTGCGGGGCTGGCTCCCCGGGAAGGCGAGTGCGGCGAAGGCTCCCGCCGCGCCGTCCGGTGAGGTCACCGTGACGGGCGCGCTCCAGGCCTCCGAGAGCCCCGGTTCGAACGGGGTCAGCGCGGCCGGCGGACTGCCGGACGGCCAGCTGGGCGCCATCAGCGCGGCCTCGCTGGTGAACCTGGTCAAGGGCGATGTGTACGACGCCTGGGTCACCCTGGAGAAGGGCGACTCCGGGATGAAGGCGGTACCGGCCTCAGCGCCGGAGAACTCCGGGCTCGACCTCAAGGCCTTCCAGAACCTCGGTTACACCGGCGAGTGGTTCGTGTTCGCGGGGTTCGTCGTCTTCATGTGGTTCCGGCTGTTCCGGCGGGAGCGGGAGTTCGCGCGGGACGCCGAGCTGGGGCTCCTGCCGGAGGATTCCGCCACGGCTGACGGGGCGACGGGGGCTGACGGGGCGGCGGGGGCTGGCGGGGCAGCGGGGACGGGGACGGCCGAGGTCCGCGCGGGCTGA
- a CDS encoding SigE family RNA polymerase sigma factor: MAEVLDFTAVQARGAALRPPRRPRAPAGMPVIAPMPTTRSARIPTQREGAEEAMSAGTTVDHLTETYRAHYRSLLGLAALLLDDTASCEDVVQEAFIRVHSARKRVRDPEKTLAYLRQTVVNLSRSALRRRILGLKLLSKPMPDMASAEEGAYDLLERDELIKAMRGLQRRQREVLVLRYFADMTEAQVAETLGISLGSVKAYGSRGIAALRVAMEAPA; encoded by the coding sequence GTGGCAGAGGTACTCGATTTCACAGCGGTTCAGGCGAGGGGCGCGGCCCTGCGCCCGCCTCGCCGTCCCCGTGCGCCCGCCGGCATGCCGGTGATCGCCCCCATGCCCACCACGAGATCGGCCCGCATCCCGACGCAGCGCGAGGGCGCTGAGGAGGCGATGAGCGCGGGCACCACAGTCGACCACCTGACCGAGACCTACCGCGCCCACTACAGGTCGCTCCTCGGCCTGGCGGCGCTGCTTCTCGATGACACGGCCTCCTGTGAGGACGTGGTGCAGGAGGCGTTCATCCGGGTGCACTCGGCGCGCAAACGCGTGCGGGACCCGGAGAAGACGCTCGCCTATCTCCGGCAGACCGTCGTGAACCTCTCGCGGTCCGCGCTGCGGCGCCGGATCCTCGGGCTGAAGCTGCTCTCGAAGCCGATGCCCGACATGGCGAGCGCCGAGGAGGGGGCGTACGACCTCCTTGAGCGGGACGAGTTGATCAAGGCGATGCGCGGCCTCCAGCGCCGCCAGCGCGAGGTCCTGGTCCTGCGGTATTTCGCGGACATGACCGAGGCGCAGGTCGCCGAGACCCTGGGCATATCGCTCGGGTCGGTGAAGGCGTACGGCTCGCGCGGGATCGCGGCGCTGCGGGTCGCCATGGAGGCACCGGCATGA
- a CDS encoding aspartate-semialdehyde dehydrogenase has protein sequence MTGKPTLAVVGATGAVGAVMLQILSQHADIWGEIRLVASPRSAGKKLAVRGEEVEVLALSEEAFDGVDVAMFDVPDEVSAQWAPVAASKGVVVVDNSAAFRMDPDVPLVVPEVNPHAARVRPRGIVANPNCTTLSMIVAIGALHAEFGLRELIVSSYQAVSGAGRDGVDTLRRQMKLVAGSELGTSPGDVRRAVGDDTGPFPEPVALNVVPWAGTLRDDGWSSEEMKVRDESRKILGLPDLKVAVTCVRVPVVTTHSVTVHARFEDEVTVDRAREILATAPGVVLFDNPAAGEFPTPADVVGTDPTWVGRVRRALDDPTALELFVCGDNLRKGAALNTTQIAELVAGEFTGRQQ, from the coding sequence ATGACCGGAAAGCCGACGCTCGCGGTCGTCGGAGCGACCGGGGCCGTCGGCGCGGTCATGCTCCAGATCCTGTCGCAGCACGCCGACATCTGGGGCGAGATCCGACTCGTGGCCTCACCGCGCTCGGCCGGCAAGAAGCTGGCCGTGCGCGGTGAGGAGGTCGAGGTGCTCGCGCTGAGCGAAGAGGCCTTCGACGGCGTCGACGTGGCGATGTTCGACGTGCCCGACGAGGTGAGCGCGCAGTGGGCTCCCGTCGCGGCGTCCAAGGGCGTCGTCGTCGTGGACAACTCCGCCGCCTTCCGGATGGACCCGGACGTGCCGCTGGTCGTCCCCGAGGTCAATCCGCACGCCGCGCGCGTGCGCCCGCGCGGCATCGTCGCCAACCCCAACTGCACGACCCTCTCGATGATCGTGGCCATCGGCGCGCTGCACGCCGAGTTCGGCCTGCGCGAGCTGATCGTCTCCTCGTACCAGGCGGTGAGCGGGGCCGGACGCGACGGCGTGGACACGCTGCGGCGGCAGATGAAGCTGGTGGCGGGCTCGGAGCTCGGCACCAGCCCCGGTGACGTACGCCGTGCCGTCGGCGACGACACCGGGCCCTTCCCGGAGCCCGTGGCGCTGAACGTGGTGCCGTGGGCCGGGACGCTGCGCGACGACGGATGGTCGTCCGAGGAGATGAAGGTGCGGGACGAGTCCCGCAAGATCCTCGGCCTGCCCGACCTGAAGGTCGCGGTGACCTGCGTACGCGTGCCGGTCGTCACCACGCACTCGGTGACCGTGCACGCGCGCTTCGAGGACGAGGTCACGGTGGACCGCGCGCGCGAGATCCTGGCCACCGCCCCCGGCGTCGTGCTGTTCGACAACCCGGCCGCCGGGGAGTTCCCGACCCCCGCCGACGTGGTCGGGACCGACCCCACGTGGGTGGGCCGGGTGCGCCGCGCGCTCGACGATCCGACGGCCCTGGAGCTCTTCGTGTGCGGGGACAACCTGCGCAAGGGCGCCGCGCTGAACACGACCCAGATCGCGGAGCTCGTGGCGGGGGAGTTCACCGGGCGTCAGCAGTAG
- a CDS encoding aspartate kinase, with the protein MSLVVQKYGGSSVADAEGIKRVAKRIVDAKKNGHQVVVVVSAMGDTTDELIDLAGQVSPIPAGREFDMLLTAGERISMALLAMAIKNLGHAAQSFTGSQAGVITDSVHNKARIIDVTPGRIRDSIDEGNIAIVAGFQGVSQEGKNITTLGRGGSDTTAVALAAALDAEVCEIYTDVDGVFTADPRVVKKAQKIDWISFEDMLELASSGSKVLLHRCVEYARRYNIPIHVRSSFSGLRGTWVSNEPQGDRKVEQAIISGVAHDTSEAKITVVGVPDKPGEAAGIFRAIADSGVNIDMIVQNVSAASTGLTDISFTLPKAEGRKAVDALEKTRAAIGFDSLRYDDQIAKISLVGAGMKTNPGVTAAFFEALSDAGVNIELISTSEIRISVVTRADDANESVRAVHTAFGLDSDTDEAVVYGGTGR; encoded by the coding sequence GTGAGCCTTGTCGTGCAGAAGTACGGAGGCTCCTCCGTAGCCGATGCCGAGGGCATCAAGCGGGTCGCCAAGAGGATTGTCGACGCCAAGAAGAACGGCCATCAGGTCGTTGTCGTGGTGTCCGCCATGGGTGACACGACGGATGAGTTGATCGATCTTGCCGGGCAGGTATCCCCGATTCCTGCCGGGCGTGAATTCGACATGCTGCTGACCGCCGGGGAGCGGATCTCCATGGCCCTTCTGGCCATGGCGATCAAAAACCTGGGTCACGCGGCCCAGTCGTTCACGGGCAGCCAGGCCGGTGTCATCACCGACTCCGTCCACAACAAAGCGCGGATCATCGATGTCACCCCGGGCCGCATCCGGGACTCGATCGACGAGGGCAACATCGCCATCGTCGCCGGGTTCCAGGGCGTCAGCCAGGAGGGCAAGAACATCACCACGCTCGGTCGTGGTGGATCCGACACGACCGCTGTCGCCCTCGCGGCCGCGCTCGACGCGGAGGTCTGCGAGATCTACACGGACGTGGACGGCGTTTTCACCGCCGACCCCCGTGTGGTCAAGAAGGCCCAGAAGATCGACTGGATCTCGTTCGAGGACATGCTGGAGCTCGCGAGCTCCGGGTCCAAGGTGCTGCTCCACCGCTGTGTGGAGTACGCCCGTCGTTACAACATCCCGATCCACGTCCGCTCGTCCTTCTCGGGACTGCGGGGCACGTGGGTCAGCAACGAACCGCAAGGGGACCGCAAGGTGGAGCAGGCCATCATCTCCGGTGTCGCGCACGACACCTCGGAGGCCAAGATCACGGTCGTCGGCGTGCCGGACAAGCCGGGTGAGGCCGCAGGGATCTTCCGCGCCATCGCGGACTCCGGGGTCAACATCGACATGATCGTCCAGAACGTGTCGGCCGCCTCGACGGGCCTCACGGACATCTCGTTCACGCTGCCCAAGGCCGAGGGCCGCAAGGCCGTCGACGCGCTGGAGAAGACCCGCGCGGCCATCGGCTTCGACTCCCTCCGCTACGACGACCAGATCGCCAAGATCTCGCTGGTCGGCGCGGGCATGAAGACGAACCCCGGCGTCACCGCAGCCTTCTTCGAGGCGCTCAGCGACGCGGGCGTGAACATCGAGCTGATCTCGACCTCCGAGATCCGCATCTCGGTCGTGACGCGCGCCGATGACGCGAACGAGTCCGTGCGCGCCGTGCACACGGCCTTCGGCCTCGACTCCGACACGGACGAGGCCGTGGTCTATGGAGGCACCGGGCGATGA
- a CDS encoding PadR family transcriptional regulator, whose translation MTEFSSAWLRAALPLCLLGMLERGESYGYALLQELSAAGLSNAKAATLYPALTRLEEEGAVDIRWSAGDGGPGRKYYSLTETGRTRLAVEYRAWRDFDGVVTALAEGSGVSAESSES comes from the coding sequence ATGACGGAATTCAGCTCCGCGTGGCTGCGTGCGGCGTTGCCGTTGTGTCTGCTCGGGATGCTGGAGCGGGGCGAGAGCTATGGGTACGCACTGCTGCAGGAGTTGAGCGCGGCCGGCCTGTCCAACGCCAAGGCGGCGACGCTCTATCCGGCCCTGACCAGGCTGGAAGAGGAAGGCGCCGTCGACATCCGCTGGAGCGCGGGCGACGGCGGACCCGGCCGGAAGTACTACAGCCTCACCGAGACGGGGCGCACGCGGCTGGCCGTCGAGTACCGCGCCTGGCGCGACTTCGACGGTGTGGTGACGGCCTTGGCCGAGGGCAGCGGGGTCTCCGCGGAGAGCTCCGAGAGTTGA
- a CDS encoding DUF5063 domain-containing protein encodes MSKKQQEKSTNPEASAVAEPVVVPEPVIVPETVIAPEATVLLHAAAQDPDSFAVQISDQIESFIVAVTEVAKGDEPDSAVPFLLLEVSQLLLAGGRLGAHEDIVPEDRYEPDLGPERDVDDLRERLAAMLEPIDVYSEVFDPYEPRKAPVPCRISDDLADVVADLSHGLAHYRAGRTVEALWWWQFSYFSNWGSTASGALRALQSLVAHVRLNQPLEDLNGLDTDEDLAEDALAEAAGKVMAEEIAGPLGLRSVQ; translated from the coding sequence ATGTCTAAGAAGCAGCAAGAGAAGTCCACGAATCCGGAAGCGTCGGCCGTCGCGGAGCCGGTCGTCGTCCCCGAGCCGGTGATCGTCCCAGAGACGGTCATCGCCCCGGAGGCGACGGTCCTCCTGCACGCCGCCGCCCAGGACCCCGACTCCTTCGCGGTGCAGATCTCGGACCAGATCGAGAGCTTCATCGTCGCGGTGACGGAGGTCGCCAAGGGCGACGAGCCCGACTCGGCCGTCCCCTTCCTCCTGCTTGAGGTCTCCCAACTCCTGCTGGCCGGCGGCCGTCTGGGCGCGCACGAGGACATCGTCCCCGAAGACCGCTACGAGCCGGATCTCGGCCCGGAGCGTGACGTCGACGACCTGCGTGAGCGCCTGGCCGCCATGCTGGAGCCGATCGACGTCTACTCCGAGGTCTTCGACCCGTACGAGCCGCGCAAGGCCCCGGTGCCCTGCCGCATCTCGGACGACCTGGCAGACGTGGTCGCCGACCTCTCCCACGGCCTGGCGCACTACCGCGCGGGCCGCACGGTCGAGGCCCTGTGGTGGTGGCAGTTCTCGTACTTCTCGAACTGGGGCTCCACCGCGTCGGGCGCCCTGCGGGCCCTCCAGTCGCTGGTCGCCCACGTCCGCCTGAACCAGCCCCTCGAAGACCTCAACGGCCTGGACACCGACGAGGACCTGGCCGAGGACGCGCTCGCGGAAGCGGCGGGCAAGGTCATGGCGGAGGAGATCGCCGGGCCCCTGGGCCTGCGCTCCGTGCAGTAG
- the recR gene encoding recombination mediator RecR has translation MYEGVVQDLIDELGRLPGVGPKSAQRIAFHILQTEPTDVRRLAHALLEVKDKVRFCATCGNVAQEDLCNICRDPRRDLSVICVVEEPKDVVAIERTREFRGKYHVLGGAISPIEGVGPDDLRIRELLARLADGTVTELILATDPNLEGEATATYLARMIKPMGLKVTRLASGLPVGGDLEYADEVTLGRAFEGRRLLDV, from the coding sequence GTGTACGAAGGCGTGGTTCAGGACCTCATCGACGAGTTGGGCAGGCTGCCCGGCGTCGGTCCCAAGAGCGCGCAGCGGATCGCCTTCCACATCCTGCAGACCGAGCCGACGGACGTACGCCGCCTCGCCCACGCCCTCCTTGAGGTGAAGGACAAGGTCCGCTTCTGCGCGACCTGTGGCAACGTCGCGCAGGAAGATCTCTGCAACATCTGCCGCGACCCGCGCCGCGACCTCAGCGTCATCTGCGTGGTCGAGGAGCCCAAGGACGTCGTGGCGATCGAGCGTACGCGCGAGTTCCGGGGGAAGTACCACGTCCTGGGCGGAGCGATCAGTCCGATCGAGGGGGTGGGACCGGACGACCTGCGTATACGAGAGCTGCTCGCGCGCCTGGCGGACGGGACGGTCACGGAGCTGATCCTGGCCACGGACCCGAACCTGGAGGGCGAGGCGACGGCGACGTACCTCGCGCGCATGATCAAGCCCATGGGCCTGAAGGTCACCCGCCTGGCCAGCGGGCTCCCTGTCGGGGGAGATCTGGAATACGCGGACGAGGTCACCCTGGGCCGCGCCTTCGAGGGGAGACGACTCCTAGATGTCTAA
- a CDS encoding YbaB/EbfC family nucleoid-associated protein has translation MIPGGGQPDMQQLLQQAQKMQQDLATAQDELARTEVEGQAGGGLVKATVTGSGELRGLVIDPKAVDPEDTETLADLVVAAVQAANENAQALQQQKLGPLAQGLGGGGIPGLPF, from the coding sequence GTGATCCCCGGTGGTGGCCAGCCCGACATGCAGCAGCTGCTCCAGCAGGCCCAGAAGATGCAGCAGGACCTCGCGACCGCTCAGGACGAGCTCGCGCGCACGGAGGTCGAAGGCCAGGCGGGCGGTGGGCTCGTCAAGGCGACGGTCACCGGCTCCGGCGAGCTGCGCGGCCTCGTGATCGACCCCAAGGCGGTCGACCCGGAAGACACCGAGACCCTCGCGGACCTGGTGGTCGCGGCGGTCCAGGCGGCGAACGAGAACGCGCAGGCGCTCCAGCAGCAGAAGCTGGGCCCGCTCGCGCAGGGGCTGGGCGGCGGAGGCATCCCGGGCCTTCCCTTCTAA